Within the Streptomyces sp. NBC_00353 genome, the region CTCCGTAGGGCGCGCCCTTGCCGGGCGGGGCGGTGACGTGGAAGCCCGGGTAACTGCCCAGGGCCAGCTCGATCGCGGCCCCGGAGACCGTCCTTCCGACGGCCTCCGGGTCCTGGTCGCGGACGACGAGCCGGAGCAGGGCGCCGGCGGTCTCCTCGGTGTCGGCGTCGGCCCTGTCGGTACGGGCCAGCTCCCACCGCACCTCGTCGGGCGGCCCGGTACGGGACCGGGTGAGCGCCTGCGCGAACTGGTCCTGCACCAGCTGTGCCTTGGCCTCGATGTCGAGTCCGGTGAGCACGAAGACGACCTCGTTGCGCCAGCCGCCGAGCCGGGTGAGCCCCGCCTTGAGGGTGCGCGGCGGGGCCTCGCCGCGCACCCCGGAGATCCGGACCCGGTCCGGCCCGTCCTGGGTCAGGCTCACGGTGTCGAGCCGGGCGGTCACGTCCGGCCCGGCGTACCGGGCGCCCCCGGTCTCGTAGAGGAGCTGGGCGGTGACGGTCCCGACGTCGACGAAGCCGCCCGTGCCGTCGTGCTTGGTGATGACGGACGACCCGTCGGCGTGGATCTCGGCGAGCGGGAAGCCGGGCCGGCGGATGTCGTGGCCGCGGAAGAAGGAGTAGTTCCCGCCGGTGGCCTGGGTGCCGCACTCCAGGACGTGCCCGGCGACGACGGCCCCGGCGAGTGCGTCGTGGTCGTCCGGCCCCCAGCCGAAGTGGGCGGCGGCGGGGCCGGTGACGAGGGCGGCGTCGGTGACCCGGCCGGTGACGACGACATCGGCCCCGGCGCGCAGGCAGGCGGCGATGCCGTGGCCGCCGAGGTAGGCGTTGGCGGTGAGGAACCCGTCGGGCACGGGCAGGCTGTCGCCCTCGACATGCGCGACCCGGACCGGCACCCCCACCTTGCGTGCCAGCTCGGCGACGGCCCCGGCGAGTGCGGCCGGGTTGAGCCCTCCGGCATTGGCGACGATCTTCACACCACGCTCGTGGGCGAGCCCGAGGCCTTCTTCGAGCTGCTGCAGAAAGGTGGTGGCGTAGCCGCGGGCGGGGTCCTTGAGCCGGCTGCGCCCGAGGATGAGCATGGTCAGCTCGGCGAGGTAGTCGCCGGTGAGGACGTCGAGGGGGCCGTCGGTGAGCATCTCGCGTACGGCGTCGAAGCGGTCGCCGTAGAACCCGGAGGCGTTCCCGATCCGCAGCGGTGCGGCGGTCATCGGGCGCCGACCCGTGCACCGCCCCCGGGTGCGCGGCCGGGGCCGGGTGGGCCGGCGAAGGCCTGGGCGATGTCCAGCCACTGGTCGGCGTCGGCCCCGAAGGCACGGACGGCGAGGTCGCCGCGGTGGGCGCGCTGGGTGACGAGGAGGCAGAAATCGTGCAGCGGCCCGGTGACACGCTGTCCGGCATCCTCGGGCCCGAATGCGATCACCTCACCGTCGGGCGCTTCGAGTTCGACGCGGAACTCCTCATCGGGCGCCTTGATCCCCCGCACGAGGAACGCGTAGTCACGGGCCCGCACCCCGATCCGGGCGATGTGGCGCAGCCGGGTGGTCGGGGCGCGTACGGCGCCGAGGGCGTCGGCGATGTCCTGCCCGTGCGCCCAGGTCTCCATCAGCCGCGCGGTCGCCATGGACGCGACGCTCATGGGCGGCCCGTACCAGGGGATGCGGGTGCCGGGCGGGGCGCCGCGCAGGGCTCGTTGGAGCCGGTCACGTCCGTCGCGCCAGCGTGCGAGCAGCGCGGCCGGCTCCACGGCCACGAGCACCTCGGCGGCCTGGTCGACGAAGCTGTCGGGTGCCGCCTGCGCCTTGGCGACCTCCGCCGCGAAGGCGTCCGGGTCGGTGACGGCGAGCAGGGCGACCTCGTCGGTCCACGTCAGATGGGCGATCTGGTGGGCGACGGTCCAGCGCTCGGCGGGGGTCGGTCCGGCCCACTGGTCGGCGCTCAACTCCGCTACCAGCAGGTCGAGTTCGTCGCTCTCGCTGCGCAGATCGTCGAGCACGGCTGCGGCATCGGACACGGTGCGCTCCCCTCGGGGCGTGGCGGTGTGCCCAGGAGCATGTCAGCGGACCAGGAAACAAGCAAGCATGCTTGCATTGTTTGATGCATCCGGCTCCACGGCCGGGCCGGGACCCGGCTGCTAGCCTCCGCCGATGACTGACGAACCTCGCACCGCGGGTGTGCGTTTCGACGACAACAGGCTTGTCCTGGAGCAGTATCGGGACGAGACCGGCATCTACTACTCCTTCCCGGGCGGCGCCCCGAGCTCCGCCCCGGGTTCCATCCGCGCCGACGACCGGGCCGCCGGGGGGACATCGGCCGCGCTCTCCCTGGCCGAGGCGCTGCACGCCCGGATCCGCCCGGTCGGCACGGCGGAGAATGTCCTGCGCGCGTGGTCGCAGGGAGCTCCCCCGCAGGACACGGCCGCCCTGGACGACCCGACGACAGCCGAACCGACCCGGGTCCGCGGCGGCGCGATCGTCATCCGCGACCGGCGGATGCTGCTGATCCACTTCCCCGGGGACGACGGCTGCCACTACGAGATCCCGGGCGGCGGCGTCGAAGCCGGCGAGACACCGGAGGTGGCGGCGGTCCGCGAACTCCGGGAGGAGACCGGCCTGCACGGAACGGTCGTACGCGAGGTGGCCCGGATCTGGCGGGGCGGCACCCGGGGCCACTACTTCACGATGGAGGCAGAGGGCGAGGTGGGCGAACCGGAGACCCTGGACAACTACGGTGGCGCCCCTGCCTGGGTACCGGTCTCCGACCTGCCCACCACCCCGGTCTGGCCCCGCCGCCTGTCCTGGCGGATCGCCCACTGGCACGCCTCCGGCTGGCCGACGTCTCCGGCGGAACTGGCGGATTCGGTCTGGGACCTGGACGCGGCCTGCGGATGGTGACGGCAGCCCCCTGAGGGCTGTCCCGTGATCCCTGGCGGGCGCACGACGACAGCTACGGCACCTCGACGCGTTGTCGGAACGCCCGAATACGACCGGTATGAAGACGTCCCTCCGCCTTGCGATGCACCGCATCCGACGCCGCGCGCTGATCCACCAGGGATTACGGGACAGCCCTCAGGAATTCGCCTTCGCGCGGCGGCCGGCGCCCACCTGGCTGCGGACCGCACCCATGCTCGCCCCGATGACCAGCGCGATCGCCAGTGCGTCGGTGGCCGTCAGGGCCTGGTCGAGGATGAGGAAGCCGGCCGTCGCCGCGATGGCCGGTTCCAGGCTCATCAGTACGGCGAATGTGTGCGCGGGCAGCCGGCGCAGCGCCATCAGTTCGAGGGTGTACGGGAGCACCGAGCTCATCAGCGCCACCGCCGCACCCATCGCCAGTGTCGACGGGACCGCCAGCTTCGCGCCGGATTCCAGGATGCCCAGCGGCAGCGACAGCACCGCGGCGACCACCATCGCCAGGGCCAGACCGTCGGCCTGCGGGAAGCGGCGGCCGGTGCGGGCGCTGAAGACGATGTACGTCGCCCACATCGCCCCCGCACCCAGCGCGAACGCCGCACCGAGCGGGTCCAGCCGGTCGAAGCCTCCGCCGCCCAGCAGGAACACCCCGCCCAGCGCGAGCCCCGCCCAGACGAAGTTGATCAGGCGGCGGGAGGCGATCACCGAGAGCGCCAGCGGGCCGAGCACCTCCAGGGTGACGGCCGCGCCCAGCGGAATGCGGTCGAGAGCCTGGTAGAAGAGCATGTTCATGGCGCCCATGGCGATGCCGAACGCGACCACCGTGCCCCAGTCGGCCCGCGAGTGGCCGCGCAACTTCGGGCGGCAGACGACCAGCAGGACGACCGCGGCGACCACCAGCCGGAGCGTGACCACCCCGAGCGCACCGGCCCGCGGCATCAGCAGGGCCGCGACCGCCGAGCCGAACTGCACGGAGAGGCCGCCCGCGACCACCAGGGCCACCGGGGCGAGCGCCGCCCTGCGCCCGCCCGGACGCACAGGGCCCCCGTCGAGGGCGGACACCGCCTCCGGTACGGCGACGGCTGCTGCGGCCGGCTCTGCGGCACTGCGCTGGTCGTTCACGTGGCGGCCTTCGTCCTCGATGGGCTGAGCAGGGTCGGGTTCACTTCATTGCACTGCACGATTGAAGATACTGCACTCTTGCGGCATGGGCCGTTTCTTTACGGTAGAGACCTCCGCGCGGCGCGTGAAATGCCGAATGCGCTCCCGTTATGCTGCCGACGCATGAGCACAGGACAGGGCCGCAGCGTCGAGCTGCGCCACTTGCGGGCCTTCCTCGCCGTCGCTGACGCGGGCAACGTCACACGCGCCGCAGCCGCGCTCCGCCTCACCCAGCCCGCCGTCTCCCGCACCCTCGCCGCCCTTGAGCAGCATCTCGGCGTCCGTCTCGTGGACCGCTCCACCCATCACCTCGCTCTCACCCCCGAGGGCGTCGTCTTCCGCGACAAGGCGGCCGCCGCGGTCGCCGCCTTCGACGAGGCGGTCGACTCCGGCGGCCTGCGCCACTGGCCGCTGCGGCTCGGACACGCCTGGTCCGCGTTCGGCCCGTACACCACACCGCTGCTCCGCAGCTGGCAGGAGCGGTACCCGGAGACCCCTCTCGAACTGCTGCGGATCGACGACCGCACGGCCGGGCTCACCCGCGGCGAGGTCGACGCGGCGCTGCTGCGCGGGCCCGTCGACGCGCCGGGTCTCGTCACCGAGGTGCTGTTCAGCGAGGACCGGGTGGCGGCGGTGACCGCGGACGGGCCGCTCGCCGCACACACCACGCTCCGGCTCGCCGATCTCGCGGGCGGCACGGTCGTCCTCAACACCGTCTCCGGCACCACCACCGTCGACCTGTGGCCGCCGCACGCCCGGCCCGCCGCCACCCTCACCGTCGCCAACACCGACGACTGGCTGACCGCCATCGCGGCCGGGCGCGGATCCGGGGTGTCGGTCGCCTCCACCGCCGACATGCATCCGCACGCCGGGGTCGCTTACCGCCCGCTCGTCGACGCCCCGACCGTGCCGCTGCTGCTCGCCCGCCGCGACGCACCCGGCCATCCGGCGCTGCCGAAGCTCGCCGAAATGGCGCGGGAAATCATTGGAGAAGACATCGCCGGGTGAGGGAATTTCCCCGCACAGCAGGGGAGTTGGGGTGCTGTGAAAGCCGGACACAGGCCGGCCGACACCTGGGGGATCACCTTGACGAACGACATCACCGTGCACGGCACGGTCGCGCCGGGCTTCGAAGGCGTACGGGACGCCTACGCCGCCGTACTCGCCGAGGACACCACCGAGCCCGGGTCCCAGCTCGCAGTGCGGCTGCACGGCCGGACGGTCGTCGATCTGTGGGCCGGGGACGGGATCGAGGCGGATTCACTGCCCGCCGTGTACTCGTCCACCAAGGGCGCCGCTCACCTGGTCGTCGCGTTGCTGATCCAGGACGGCGTTCTCGACCTGGACCGTACGGTCGCCTCCTACTGGCCGGCGTTCGCCGCCGAGGGCAAGGGTGAGCTGACACTGCGGCAGCTGCTCGCGCACGCCTCCGGAGCGATCGGGGTCGAGGGCGGGTTCAGCGACGAGGAGCTGGCCGACGACCGGCTGCTCGCCGCCCGGCTGGCGGAGCAGAAGCCGTTCTGGACGCCCGGCACGGCGTACGGGTACCACGGCCTGGTGATCGGGGCCCTCACCGGTGAAGTGGTGCGCCGGGTCACCGGGCAGTCGATCCAGGAGCTCTTCGAGGAGCGGATCAGGGCCCCGTACGGGCTGGACTTCTTTCTGGGGCAGCCCGAGGCGCTCGAAGCGCGCTACGTCGCCATCCGGCCGATGGCACCCACCCCGGAGCAGGCGGCCGGGCTCGCGCTCGACCCGGTCGATCCGAAGAGTCTCAGGGCCGTCGCCTTCAACTACCCGACAGACCTGATCGCGTGGATCAACAAGCCGTCCGTGCGGGCGCTCGGCCCGGCCTCGGTGGGTGGTGTGGGCTCCGCGCGCGGGCTGGCCGGGATGTACGCGGCCGCCATCTCGGAGGTGGACGGCCGGGCCCCGCTGCTCAAGGCGGAGACGCTCGCCGACGTCGCCCGGCCGCACGCGGTGGGCACCGACCTGGTGACCGGCGAGGAGGACCACTTCGGGCTCGGCTTCGAGCGGCCGTCCGTGCGGTATCCGTCGCTGGGCGAGGGGGCGTTCGGGCACTGCGGTGCGGCGGG harbors:
- a CDS encoding acyclic terpene utilization AtuA family protein; translation: MTAAPLRIGNASGFYGDRFDAVREMLTDGPLDVLTGDYLAELTMLILGRSRLKDPARGYATTFLQQLEEGLGLAHERGVKIVANAGGLNPAALAGAVAELARKVGVPVRVAHVEGDSLPVPDGFLTANAYLGGHGIAACLRAGADVVVTGRVTDAALVTGPAAAHFGWGPDDHDALAGAVVAGHVLECGTQATGGNYSFFRGHDIRRPGFPLAEIHADGSSVITKHDGTGGFVDVGTVTAQLLYETGGARYAGPDVTARLDTVSLTQDGPDRVRISGVRGEAPPRTLKAGLTRLGGWRNEVVFVLTGLDIEAKAQLVQDQFAQALTRSRTGPPDEVRWELARTDRADADTEETAGALLRLVVRDQDPEAVGRTVSGAAIELALGSYPGFHVTAPPGKGAPYGVFEARYVPAEDVEHIAVGPDGRRERVTPPVRTKALEEVDEPALPEPLPAGLTQLTPLGRIAGARSGDKGGDANIGIWVRTDDAWRWLAHELTVERFQELLPETAELNVVRHVLPNLRALNFVVHGLLGEGVAAQARFDPQAKAVGEWLRSRHLPIPVTLLETTDAPEAHA
- a CDS encoding serine hydrolase domain-containing protein yields the protein MTLTNDITVHGTVAPGFEGVRDAYAAVLAEDTTEPGSQLAVRLHGRTVVDLWAGDGIEADSLPAVYSSTKGAAHLVVALLIQDGVLDLDRTVASYWPAFAAEGKGELTLRQLLAHASGAIGVEGGFSDEELADDRLLAARLAEQKPFWTPGTAYGYHGLVIGALTGEVVRRVTGQSIQELFEERIRAPYGLDFFLGQPEALEARYVAIRPMAPTPEQAAGLALDPVDPKSLRAVAFNYPTDLIAWINKPSVRALGPASVGGVGSARGLAGMYAAAISEVDGRAPLLKAETLADVARPHAVGTDLVTGEEDHFGLGFERPSVRYPSLGEGAFGHCGAAGAQAFADPASGVAYGYTRRRYAFPGGAAPENERLVAAVARAAATG
- a CDS encoding NUDIX domain-containing protein; the encoded protein is MTDEPRTAGVRFDDNRLVLEQYRDETGIYYSFPGGAPSSAPGSIRADDRAAGGTSAALSLAEALHARIRPVGTAENVLRAWSQGAPPQDTAALDDPTTAEPTRVRGGAIVIRDRRMLLIHFPGDDGCHYEIPGGGVEAGETPEVAAVRELREETGLHGTVVREVARIWRGGTRGHYFTMEAEGEVGEPETLDNYGGAPAWVPVSDLPTTPVWPRRLSWRIAHWHASGWPTSPAELADSVWDLDAACGW
- a CDS encoding LysR family transcriptional regulator, coding for MSTGQGRSVELRHLRAFLAVADAGNVTRAAAALRLTQPAVSRTLAALEQHLGVRLVDRSTHHLALTPEGVVFRDKAAAAVAAFDEAVDSGGLRHWPLRLGHAWSAFGPYTTPLLRSWQERYPETPLELLRIDDRTAGLTRGEVDAALLRGPVDAPGLVTEVLFSEDRVAAVTADGPLAAHTTLRLADLAGGTVVLNTVSGTTTVDLWPPHARPAATLTVANTDDWLTAIAAGRGSGVSVASTADMHPHAGVAYRPLVDAPTVPLLLARRDAPGHPALPKLAEMAREIIGEDIAG
- a CDS encoding TIGR03084 family metal-binding protein — encoded protein: MSDAAAVLDDLRSESDELDLLVAELSADQWAGPTPAERWTVAHQIAHLTWTDEVALLAVTDPDAFAAEVAKAQAAPDSFVDQAAEVLVAVEPAALLARWRDGRDRLQRALRGAPPGTRIPWYGPPMSVASMATARLMETWAHGQDIADALGAVRAPTTRLRHIARIGVRARDYAFLVRGIKAPDEEFRVELEAPDGEVIAFGPEDAGQRVTGPLHDFCLLVTQRAHRGDLAVRAFGADADQWLDIAQAFAGPPGPGRAPGGGARVGAR
- a CDS encoding EamA family transporter, which encodes MNDQRSAAEPAAAAVAVPEAVSALDGGPVRPGGRRAALAPVALVVAGGLSVQFGSAVAALLMPRAGALGVVTLRLVVAAVVLLVVCRPKLRGHSRADWGTVVAFGIAMGAMNMLFYQALDRIPLGAAVTLEVLGPLALSVIASRRLINFVWAGLALGGVFLLGGGGFDRLDPLGAAFALGAGAMWATYIVFSARTGRRFPQADGLALAMVVAAVLSLPLGILESGAKLAVPSTLAMGAAVALMSSVLPYTLELMALRRLPAHTFAVLMSLEPAIAATAGFLILDQALTATDALAIALVIGASMGAVRSQVGAGRRAKANS